Proteins co-encoded in one Luteolibacter sp. Y139 genomic window:
- a CDS encoding MEDS domain-containing protein, with translation MDTMHEVMENLRGGDHAALFYRTRAEQLAVVVPFVAIGLKRGERCLYIAEENCVATIIDELEKGGVDVAAAQKSGALTISTKHDTYLRHGIFEPAKMTADLMHEVTESIRLGYTAFRATGEMSWALTLPSALAELSDYETRLHAQFPGQFVGLCQYDERSFSPRVIADMIRIHPIVIARGKLMQNRFHQAGATVETLLPDLVTVDQVVDSNIDVPAALAS, from the coding sequence ATGGACACGATGCATGAGGTCATGGAAAACCTGCGCGGGGGAGACCACGCCGCTTTGTTCTATCGCACGCGCGCGGAGCAACTCGCCGTTGTCGTCCCGTTTGTCGCGATCGGTCTGAAGCGAGGCGAGCGCTGCCTCTACATTGCCGAAGAGAACTGCGTGGCCACCATCATCGACGAACTGGAGAAAGGTGGCGTGGACGTGGCGGCCGCTCAAAAATCCGGAGCCCTCACCATCTCCACGAAGCACGACACCTACCTGCGCCACGGCATTTTCGAGCCAGCAAAAATGACCGCTGACCTGATGCACGAGGTCACCGAATCCATCCGGCTCGGCTACACCGCCTTCCGCGCGACAGGCGAAATGTCTTGGGCACTCACACTCCCTTCCGCCCTCGCCGAATTGTCGGACTACGAAACCCGGCTGCACGCGCAATTTCCCGGTCAATTCGTCGGCCTCTGCCAGTACGATGAGCGCAGCTTCAGCCCTCGTGTCATCGCGGACATGATTCGCATCCATCCCATCGTGATTGCACGCGGCAAACTGATGCAGAACCGTTTTCATCAAGCCGGTGCGACTGTCGAGACACTGCTGCCGGATCTCGTCACGGTCGATCAAGTGGTGGATTCGAACATCGATGTTCCGGCAGCGTTGGCCTCCTGA
- a CDS encoding low affinity iron permease family protein, which translates to MNGNQSWFGRFAKKASCYTGKPATFAIAIGGIIVWAAFGPFLGYSDTWQLMVNTTTTIVTFLMVFLIQNSQNRDSEALQIKLDELIRVQKKANNAFMDLEDLTEEELEKVRADFVRLAEEKRRSDGEGGGGE; encoded by the coding sequence ATGAACGGGAATCAATCGTGGTTCGGGCGCTTTGCGAAGAAGGCGTCTTGCTATACGGGAAAGCCTGCGACCTTCGCGATTGCGATCGGAGGCATCATCGTTTGGGCGGCCTTCGGTCCTTTTCTCGGCTACAGCGACACGTGGCAGCTGATGGTGAACACAACGACGACGATCGTGACCTTCCTGATGGTGTTCCTGATCCAGAATTCACAGAACCGCGATTCGGAAGCGCTCCAGATCAAGCTGGATGAATTGATCCGGGTGCAGAAGAAGGCGAACAATGCCTTCATGGATCTCGAAGATCTGACCGAGGAGGAGCTGGAGAAAGTGCGCGCGGATTTCGTGCGTCTCGCGGAGGAGAAGAGGCGAAGTGATGGAGAAGGTGGAGGAGGCGAGTGA
- a CDS encoding GDSL-type esterase/lipase family protein, whose amino-acid sequence MNTASKAALGVAALFAAFSGGFAIRPFVDQDRDPVRSSQGGGDAASSDLAYYASRNSHFEEMRTAGPVVFLGDSRIEGAEWSELIGFFISNRGIKGDTTKGVRDRLQSSVPAGTKICLVEVGLNDLSAGVPPDRVAANLAAIAKAAKAKAGRVIVASIIPTAASSADLNASIAEANARASALVKEAGAEWLDLSPVFGSELPAKLSSDGIQLTGAGYRGLVFPILEAVKGP is encoded by the coding sequence GTGAACACTGCATCCAAAGCCGCGCTCGGGGTTGCCGCGCTCTTCGCGGCATTCTCCGGAGGCTTCGCCATCCGGCCTTTCGTCGATCAAGACCGCGATCCCGTCCGGTCTTCTCAAGGCGGCGGCGATGCAGCTTCGAGCGATCTTGCCTATTACGCCTCCCGCAACTCGCATTTCGAGGAGATGAGAACGGCCGGTCCGGTCGTGTTTCTTGGTGATTCCCGTATCGAAGGCGCCGAGTGGTCGGAGCTGATCGGATTCTTCATTTCGAATCGCGGTATCAAGGGTGACACGACCAAGGGAGTCCGCGACCGGCTTCAATCATCAGTCCCGGCAGGGACGAAGATCTGCCTCGTCGAAGTCGGGCTCAATGACCTTTCCGCCGGGGTGCCGCCTGACCGCGTCGCAGCAAACCTCGCCGCGATTGCCAAAGCCGCCAAGGCCAAGGCAGGCCGGGTCATCGTTGCCTCGATTATTCCCACCGCCGCTTCGTCCGCCGATCTCAACGCGAGCATTGCCGAGGCAAATGCCAGGGCTTCCGCACTCGTGAAGGAGGCTGGTGCGGAATGGTTGGATCTTTCTCCCGTCTTCGGAAGTGAATTGCCCGCCAAGCTCAGCAGTGACGGAATCCAACTCACCGGCGCCGGTTATCGTGGTCTCGTTTTTCCAATCCTGGAGGCGGTCAAGGGTCCTTGA
- a CDS encoding FAD-dependent oxidoreductase: MKPNTRHLSLRSFMFFLAAVASADASRVIETDICIYGGAAGGVTAAVQAARMGKTVSLVEIGGHLGGLSSGGLGDTDIGNNGDAYIQGMSREFYTRIATKYGLSGAKFTFEPKVAEAVFNEMIAEAQVPVYLNRHLISTATAGGRITQITTSTGDVFKAKIFIDASYEGDLLKQAGVSYASGREANSQYGETINGIQTTTSGNQLPNGISPWVTAGNPASGLLPGVNAAPSGADGAADSLIQAYCYRMCLTNVAANREMIPQPEGYNEADYEILFRSIAAGQTDRFWKTRPVPNGKTDSNNDSGISCDFISGTTASWIEADYDTRIQLAKAHEKWQRGLVWTVQNSPRVPAAIRSAWSQWGLPKDEFLDNGHWPHQLYIREARRMVSDYVMTEKNCLGTVVAADSIGMGAYTMDSHNCQRIVSNGMVKNEGDIQRAVPGPYPISYRAIVPKTGECKNLLVPWSLSSTHIAFGSIRMEPVFMILGQSAATAACFAIDDEVAVQAVSYAKLKAQLLADGQKLTNAGGDGASGIVVDNADATGVTLTGTWTAASATTGFNGTDYLHDGNVRDGSCSARFTPNLPAAGSYEVFLRWTAHTNRATNVPVEIRLPGGVVQNRTVNQQANGGVWYSLGSFTFAAGSSTTNGSVTVRDSGVNGYVIADAVRFLQGADVPVVDLWASDARAVEPSAGVSAAKPAKLWVRRSAPTTGALTVRYTLGGSATSGQDFTALSGSVVLPAGVASVALQVTPLVDSLAEGTEDVVISLAADPAYNIGELASETVTILDTPFDEWRRARFTPQQLLDPAVSGPEADPDRDGTKNLLEFFGGSDPLTAGMPPRMRIYPKPVSALEIERNPMAKQLFVRIEESGDLSGWGPAGLVVGTPEISGGDPLEVLRYSLAELAEPEAFFRLAVSLTPFP; this comes from the coding sequence ATGAAACCCAACACGCGTCATTTGTCCCTGCGTAGCTTCATGTTTTTCCTAGCGGCGGTCGCGAGTGCTGATGCGAGCCGGGTGATCGAGACGGATATTTGCATTTATGGCGGCGCGGCCGGTGGCGTGACGGCGGCGGTGCAGGCGGCGCGGATGGGGAAGACGGTGTCGCTGGTGGAGATCGGCGGGCATCTGGGCGGACTGAGTTCGGGAGGGCTCGGCGACACGGACATCGGCAATAATGGCGATGCTTACATCCAGGGGATGTCGCGGGAGTTCTACACGCGGATCGCGACGAAGTATGGGTTGAGCGGGGCAAAGTTCACCTTCGAGCCGAAGGTGGCGGAGGCGGTTTTCAACGAGATGATCGCGGAGGCGCAGGTGCCGGTTTATCTGAACCGGCATCTGATTTCGACTGCGACGGCGGGCGGGCGGATCACGCAGATCACGACGAGCACGGGTGATGTTTTCAAAGCGAAGATCTTCATCGATGCCTCCTATGAAGGCGACCTGCTGAAGCAGGCGGGCGTGAGCTATGCGAGCGGGCGTGAGGCGAACTCGCAGTATGGCGAGACGATCAATGGGATCCAGACAACGACGAGCGGCAATCAATTGCCCAACGGAATTAGCCCGTGGGTGACGGCGGGGAATCCGGCGAGTGGCTTGCTGCCAGGAGTGAATGCTGCGCCGTCAGGTGCGGATGGTGCGGCGGATTCGCTGATCCAGGCGTATTGCTACCGGATGTGCCTGACGAATGTGGCGGCGAACCGGGAGATGATCCCGCAGCCGGAAGGCTACAACGAGGCGGACTATGAGATCCTTTTCCGCTCGATCGCGGCGGGGCAGACGGATCGCTTCTGGAAGACGCGACCGGTGCCGAATGGCAAGACGGACTCTAACAACGACTCGGGGATTTCCTGCGACTTCATCAGCGGGACCACGGCGTCATGGATCGAGGCGGACTATGACACGCGGATCCAGCTCGCGAAGGCGCACGAGAAGTGGCAGCGCGGGCTGGTGTGGACGGTGCAGAATTCGCCGCGGGTGCCGGCGGCGATTCGCAGCGCGTGGAGCCAGTGGGGATTGCCGAAGGATGAGTTCCTGGATAACGGGCATTGGCCGCACCAGCTCTACATCCGAGAGGCGCGGCGGATGGTCTCCGACTATGTGATGACGGAGAAGAATTGCCTGGGCACGGTGGTGGCTGCGGACTCGATCGGGATGGGTGCCTACACGATGGATTCGCACAATTGCCAGCGGATCGTCTCGAACGGGATGGTGAAGAATGAAGGGGACATCCAGCGTGCTGTTCCCGGGCCGTATCCGATTTCGTATCGTGCGATCGTGCCGAAGACGGGCGAGTGCAAGAATCTGCTGGTGCCGTGGAGCTTGTCCTCGACACACATTGCTTTCGGGTCGATCCGGATGGAGCCGGTGTTCATGATCCTGGGGCAATCGGCGGCGACGGCGGCATGCTTTGCGATCGATGATGAGGTGGCGGTGCAGGCGGTTTCTTATGCGAAGCTGAAGGCACAGCTGCTGGCGGATGGGCAGAAGCTGACCAATGCCGGCGGCGATGGGGCGAGCGGGATCGTGGTGGACAATGCGGATGCGACGGGCGTGACGCTGACGGGGACGTGGACGGCGGCATCGGCGACGACGGGATTCAATGGGACCGACTACCTGCATGATGGGAACGTGAGGGACGGAAGCTGCTCGGCGCGGTTCACGCCGAATCTTCCGGCGGCGGGAAGCTATGAAGTCTTCCTGCGGTGGACGGCGCATACCAACCGGGCGACGAATGTGCCGGTGGAGATCCGTTTGCCGGGTGGTGTGGTTCAGAACCGGACGGTGAACCAGCAGGCGAATGGAGGCGTCTGGTACTCGCTGGGGAGCTTCACGTTTGCGGCCGGGTCTTCGACGACGAATGGGAGTGTGACGGTCCGCGATAGCGGGGTGAACGGGTATGTGATCGCGGATGCGGTGAGATTCCTGCAAGGGGCGGATGTGCCGGTGGTGGATCTGTGGGCGAGCGATGCGCGGGCAGTGGAGCCGAGTGCGGGTGTGAGTGCGGCAAAGCCCGCGAAGCTGTGGGTGAGGCGGTCGGCTCCGACGACGGGTGCGCTGACGGTGCGCTATACGCTGGGTGGCAGTGCGACTTCCGGGCAGGATTTCACGGCGCTGAGTGGCAGCGTGGTTTTGCCTGCTGGAGTGGCGAGCGTGGCGCTGCAGGTGACGCCGCTAGTGGATTCTCTGGCGGAAGGGACGGAGGATGTGGTGATTTCGCTGGCTGCGGACCCGGCTTATAACATCGGGGAGTTGGCTTCGGAGACGGTGACGATCCTGGATACGCCGTTCGATGAATGGCGGCGGGCGCGGTTCACGCCGCAGCAGTTGCTGGATCCCGCCGTCTCAGGTCCGGAGGCAGATCCGGACCGTGATGGGACGAAGAATTTGTTAGAGTTCTTTGGTGGCAGCGATCCTCTTACCGCGGGCATGCCGCCGCGGATGAGGATTTATCCGAAGCCGGTGTCGGCGCTGGAGATCGAACGGAATCCGATGGCGAAGCAGCTGTTCGTGAGGATCGAGGAGTCGGGAGATTTGTCGGGCTGGGGACCTGCGGGATTGGTTGTGGGAACGCCGGAGATTTCGGGTGGGGATCCGCTGGAGGTGCTTCGTTACTCACTGGCGGAGTTGGCGGAGCCTGAGGCGTTTTTCCGGCTGGCGGTTTCGCTGACGCCGTTTCCGTAG